In Eretmochelys imbricata isolate rEreImb1 chromosome 4, rEreImb1.hap1, whole genome shotgun sequence, a single window of DNA contains:
- the WFS1 gene encoding wolframin isoform X2 encodes MKEEPEVLFEDLLEKAKAGEPKAQTEMGKHYLKLAEDQDEELNNCSAVDWLILAAKQGRREAVKLLRRCLADRRGITSENEQEVKKLSSETDLERAVRKAALVMYWKLNPKKKKQLAVSELLENVGQVNNEDGEKQPGPVPKSVQKQRRMLERLVSSESKNYIALDDFVEITKKYAKGIIPTNLFVQEDDDDELAGKSPEELPLRLKVVKYPLHAIMEIKEYLIDIASKAGMHWLSTIIPTHHINALIFFFIISNLTIDFFAFFIPLVIFYLSFISMVICTLKVFQDSKAWENFRTLTDLLLRFEPNLDVEQAEVNFGWNHLEPYVYFFLSVFFVIFSFPIASKDFIPCSEMATISVFFTVTSYMSLSTCAEPYTRRALMTEVAAGSLSLLQILPINLGYLKFLGKTFFTLPIGHFFILNVSIPCLLFLYLFYLFFRMAQLRNFKGTYCYLIPYMVCFMWCEFSVVILQESSCIGLIRASVGYFLFLFALPVLMVGIALMCLVHFIKWFISLELMKIVVTLVLCGIPLFLRWWTKTNFFMVEMMRSLTRSSIVKLILVWITAVVLFCWFYVYRSEGMKVYNSTLTWNQYGFLCGPRSWKETNMARTQIICSHLEGHRVTWTGRFKYVRVTEIDNSAESAINMLPLFIGDWIRCLYGETYPVCDPKNVTMEEEELCRLKYLTKHDCHMKKFDRYKFEITVGMPFNGKNGTKAVEEEDITKDIVLKASNEFKKVLLNLRQGSIIEFSTILEGRLGSKWPVFELKAITCLNCMSKLTPAGRHVKIEHDWRSTVQKAIKFAFDFFFSPFLSVAY; translated from the exons ATGGGAAAACACTACCTGAAATTAGCAGAAGACCAGGATGAAGAACTCAACAACTGTAGTGCTGTTGACTGGCTGATTCTTGCTGCTAAGCAGGGTCGAAGGGAAGCTGTCAAGCTGTTGCGGAGATGCTTAGCAGACAGAAGAG GCATTACTTCTGAGAATGAGCAAGAAGTGAAGAAATTATCATCTGAGACTGATCTGGAGAGAGCTGTGAGAAAAGCAGCCTTAGTGATGTATTGGAAATTAAATCCAAAGAAGAAGAAGCAGTTAGCAGTTTCTGAACTGCTGGAGAATGTTGGGCAAGTTAACAATGAAG ATGGTGAAAAACAACCTGGCCCAGTTCCAAAGTCTGTACAGAAGCAAAGAAGAATGCTGGAACGATTAGTAAGCAGTGAAT CTAAGAACTATattgctttggatgattttgttgaAATAACCAAGAAGTATGCAAAGGGAATCATCCCAACTAACCTGTTTGTGcaggaggatgatgatgatgaattggCTGGAAAGAGTCCTGAGGAACTACCACTGCGACTAAAG gTTGTAAAATATCCACTTCATGCCATTATGGAAATTAAAGAGTACCTTATAGATATTGCATCTAAGGCAGGAATGCACTGGCTGTCTACTATTATTCCAACACACCACATCAATGCCCTCATCTTCTTCTTCATCATCAGTAATCTGACAATCgatttttttgccttctttaTCCCATTAGTCATCTTCTATCTGTCCTTCATTTCCATGGTGATTTGCACACTGAAAGTCTTTCAAGACAGTAAGGCCTGGGAAAACTTCCGTACCCTGACTGACTTATTGCTTCGTTTCGAGCCAAATCTAGATGTTGAGCAAGCAGAAGTGAACTTTGGGTGGAATCATTTAGAGCCATATGTTTACTTTTTTCTCTCAGTTTTCTTTGTCATTTTTTCCTTCCCTATAGCAAGCAAAGACTTCATACCATGCTCAGAGATGGCTACCATCTCTGTTTTCTTCACAGTGACAAGTTATATGAGTTTAAGCACTTGTGCAGAACCCTACACGCGAAGAGCTTTAATGACTGAGGTGGCTGCTGGCTCCCTCTCCCTATTGCAGATACTACCTATAAATTTGGGCTATTTGAAATTCTTAGGTAAAACCTTCTTTACCCTTCCTATAGGCCATTTCTTCATACTAAATGTGAGCATCCCATGCCTTCTCTTCCTGTACTTGTTCTATCTCTTCTTTAGAATGGCACAACTGCGGAATTTTAAAGGCACCTACTGTTACCTGATTCCCTACATGGTGTGTTTCATGTGGTGTGAATTCTCAGTGGTTATTCTGCAAGAGTCCTCCTGTATTGGTCTCATTCGTGCATCAGTTGgctattttctgtttctctttgcaCTCCCAGTTCTAATGGTAGGCATTGCACTCATGTGTCTTGTGCATTTCATAAAGTGGTTCATATCTTTGGAGCTCATGAAGATTGTGGTGACTCTTGTGTTGTGTGGTATTCCTTTGTTTTTACGATGGTGGACAAAAACTAACTTCTTCATGGTTGAAATGATGAGATCCCTAACCAGAAGTTCTATTGTGAAACTCATTTTGGTGTGGATTACAGCTGTAGTGTTGTTCTGTTGGTTCTATGTGTACCGATCAGAGGGAATGAAAGTCTACAACTCTACCTTGACATGGAATCAATATGGCTTCCTCTGTGGACCCCGGTCATGGAAGGAGACTAACATGGCACGCACCCAAATTATATGTAGTCATCTGGAGGGACACAGAGTTACATGGACTGGGCGGTTCAAATATGTCAGGGTTACAGAAATTGACAATAGTGCAGAATCTGCAATAAACATGCTTCCGCTTTTTATTGGTGATTGGATTAGATGTTTGTATGGTGAAACCTACCCTGTGTGTGACCCAAAAAATGTtaccatggaggaggaggaactgtGTCGTCTCAAGTATCTGACAAAGCATGACTGTCACATGAAAAAGTTTGATCGATACAAATTCGAAATAACTGTGGGCATGCCTTTCAATGGCAAAAATGGAACTAAAGCTGTAGAGGAGGAGGATATAACGAAAGATATTGTGCTGAAGGCAAGCAACGAGTTTAAGAAAGTGTTGTTGAACTTGAGGCAAGGAAGTATAATTGAATTCAGCACAATTCTGGAGGGTCGTCTTGGCAGTAAGTGGCCTGTCTTTGAACTGAAAGCAATCACTTGCTTAAATTGCATGTCTAAACTTACACCCGCGGGAAGGCATGTGAAAATAGAGCATGACTGGAGAAGCACAGTGCAAAAAGCCATTAAATTtgcttttgattttttcttttctccattccTGTCAGTTGCATATTGA